In one Bacillus sp. PK3_68 genomic region, the following are encoded:
- a CDS encoding spore germination protein, translating to MQRSAKALDTIRWLSRKLKPNSDFVEKNMKIERKEATLLFIKTVVDSNELQKLIIKPFFEMDSEAHYEAYLQSLPSQQEVTSRENLMIELTKGSVLVAVSGQLLLFDVKKVNTNNILEAAIETTTQGPQYAFSEDIQTNVNLIRQRYHEPTLTVEMLEVGSKSHQALALIYDRETVSERMLDNIRQNLKELKEPIIQSTVELKRMMNKKKYALFPKMMVTERTDRVVYNLSGGKIVILLDGDPFAIIAPCVFFDFLSAMDDNYYPYFVVKFLKGIRYLGMFLSLVLPGLYVAVTSYNPEIFRVQLAMSVAGSRVGVPYPSFVEVLFMLIIMELLIEASVRLPKVISGTATTVGGLILGTAATEAALVSNIMIIIVSAVAISNFAIPINEMNTAVRVMKYVLLAIATISGVAGLTLGVVGLVMYLTHVNSFGEPYLKLFVQKKANENEGI from the coding sequence ATGCAACGTTCAGCTAAAGCACTTGACACAATTCGCTGGTTATCAAGAAAGCTGAAGCCAAATTCAGATTTTGTAGAGAAAAACATGAAAATTGAAAGAAAAGAGGCTACGCTTTTATTTATTAAAACAGTCGTAGACAGTAATGAGCTGCAAAAGCTGATTATTAAGCCTTTTTTTGAAATGGATTCAGAAGCTCATTATGAGGCATACTTACAATCACTTCCTAGCCAGCAGGAAGTCACTTCCAGGGAAAACTTAATGATCGAGTTAACCAAAGGCAGTGTGCTTGTTGCTGTAAGCGGTCAACTGCTCTTATTTGACGTCAAGAAGGTCAATACAAACAATATTCTTGAAGCTGCTATTGAAACTACCACACAAGGGCCACAATATGCATTTAGTGAAGATATACAAACGAATGTCAATCTTATTCGGCAGCGGTACCATGAGCCGACGCTCACAGTGGAAATGCTTGAAGTCGGATCTAAATCTCATCAGGCACTGGCTTTAATATACGACAGAGAAACAGTTAGTGAGAGAATGCTGGATAATATCAGACAGAACTTGAAGGAACTAAAAGAACCCATCATCCAATCAACAGTAGAATTAAAAAGAATGATGAACAAAAAAAAGTATGCCTTGTTTCCAAAAATGATGGTGACAGAACGAACAGACCGAGTTGTCTATAACTTGTCTGGCGGCAAAATAGTCATCCTTCTCGATGGAGATCCATTTGCCATTATTGCTCCATGTGTTTTTTTCGATTTTTTATCAGCAATGGATGACAACTATTACCCGTACTTCGTAGTGAAATTTTTAAAAGGAATCCGTTATTTGGGAATGTTTCTTTCTTTGGTGCTGCCTGGTTTATATGTGGCGGTCACTTCATACAATCCAGAGATTTTCCGTGTGCAGCTTGCCATGTCTGTAGCTGGCAGCCGGGTAGGGGTTCCTTATCCGTCCTTTGTTGAGGTATTGTTTATGCTCATTATTATGGAATTGCTGATTGAAGCGAGTGTCCGGCTGCCAAAAGTAATTAGTGGAACGGCGACCACTGTTGGCGGCTTAATTTTGGGGACAGCTGCAACAGAAGCGGCTTTGGTTTCCAATATTATGATCATTATTGTCTCCGCGGTGGCCATTTCCAACTTTGCCATTCCGATTAATGAGATGAACACGGCTGTAAGGGTAATGAAGTATGTTTTGCTCGCCATTGCAACCATTTCAGGGGTAGCCGGATT
- a CDS encoding FtsW/RodA/SpoVE family cell cycle protein, giving the protein MTSPNQNSSRIDYGLILILLMMFITSCVAIYSAQTTGQYDSNFVMKQIVYYMVGIAIILVVVRFDSDQLMGMSWYLYGLGIALLAFLIVAPSSIAPVINGAKSWYQLPGLSLQPSEFIKVFLILTLSRVLIVHHQKNPVKTIQSDFWLLIKLGLVTAFPLLLVMQQPDLGTSLVFLSILLGMIFVSGITWKILLPLFGSAAAIITGIFYLVLWHPLILEKYLGVKQYQFGRVYSWLDPYTYESSTGFHLTRSLLAIGSGQTMGKGFGYREVYLPESHTDFIFSIIGEEYGFIGASIVVSLFFLLIYHITKLALSTKIPYYTYLCAGVIAMITFHAFQNIGMTIGLLPITGIPLPFISYGGSSLMGNMFAISLIFSMTFNERHYMFSSDR; this is encoded by the coding sequence ATGACTTCTCCAAACCAAAACTCCAGCCGTATTGATTACGGATTAATTTTGATATTGTTAATGATGTTTATAACGAGTTGTGTTGCGATTTATAGTGCCCAGACAACGGGACAATATGACAGTAACTTTGTAATGAAGCAAATTGTTTATTATATGGTCGGCATTGCCATTATTTTAGTGGTTGTCCGATTTGACTCCGACCAGCTAATGGGGATGTCCTGGTATCTATATGGGCTTGGTATTGCCTTGCTCGCTTTTTTGATTGTAGCGCCTTCCAGCATTGCGCCCGTTATTAATGGGGCAAAAAGCTGGTACCAGCTGCCGGGTCTTTCTTTACAGCCATCCGAATTTATTAAAGTATTTTTAATTTTAACACTTTCCCGTGTGCTCATTGTTCATCATCAGAAGAACCCGGTAAAAACCATTCAATCGGACTTCTGGCTTCTGATTAAGCTTGGACTTGTTACAGCTTTTCCGCTGTTGCTCGTCATGCAACAGCCTGACCTCGGAACGTCACTTGTATTCTTATCTATCTTGCTCGGCATGATTTTCGTTTCCGGAATTACGTGGAAAATCTTATTGCCGTTGTTTGGGTCTGCCGCTGCAATTATAACGGGTATTTTCTATCTGGTACTGTGGCATCCGCTTATTTTAGAAAAATACCTTGGCGTCAAGCAATATCAGTTCGGACGCGTTTATTCGTGGCTTGATCCATACACGTATGAAAGTTCGACAGGATTCCATTTAACAAGGTCATTGCTGGCGATCGGTTCCGGACAAACGATGGGGAAAGGTTTCGGTTATCGGGAAGTTTATCTTCCGGAAAGCCATACCGACTTTATTTTTAGTATTATCGGCGAAGAATACGGCTTTATTGGTGCGAGTATTGTCGTCAGTCTTTTCTTCCTGCTAATCTATCATATTACCAAACTCGCTTTAAGTACGAAGATACCGTACTATACGTATCTGTGTGCCGGAGTCATTGCGATGATTACCTTCCATGCCTTCCAAAACATTGGCATGACGATTGGACTTTTGCCGATCACTGGTATCCCGCTTCCATTCATTAGCTATGGGGGAAGCTCGTTAATGGGAAATATGTTTGCTATCAGTTTGATTTTTTCTATGACCTTCAATGAGCGTCACTATATGTTCTCTTCAGACAGATAA
- a CDS encoding thioredoxin family protein → MERVQSKDQFQQLISQEKPVIMKFTAGWCPDCRRMDMFIDDIIAKYDQYDWYEIDRDEFPEIAEKYDVMGIPSLLIFKNGEKQAHLHSAHAKSPEQVIDFLQSV, encoded by the coding sequence ATGGAAAGAGTACAAAGCAAAGATCAATTTCAGCAGTTAATTTCACAAGAAAAACCTGTTATTATGAAATTTACAGCTGGCTGGTGTCCCGACTGCCGCCGCATGGATATGTTCATCGACGATATCATCGCTAAATACGATCAATATGACTGGTATGAAATTGACCGTGACGAATTTCCTGAAATAGCTGAAAAATATGATGTCATGGGCATTCCGAGCCTTTTAATTTTTAAAAATGGCGAAAAGCAGGCTCACCTTCACAGTGCCCACGCAAAATCCCCAGAACAAGTGATTGACTTTCTACAATCTGTCTAA
- a CDS encoding transporter substrate-binding protein, translating to MYSKVGLLFSLTGTTSITEKWQCEAAKLAIQEYDNGEHTIETVVRDICSDPLKSAQEAEQLAKEGVKIFIGCYTSACRKAILPILETYDCLLVYPTLYEGRECHPHVFYTGEVPNQQVHTLLDYLTNQYGNRVYCIGTDYIYPRETNEQVQTYLYEREGMVVGERYVPFGQQKFYDILEDIHLKKPDAIFSTLVGKSIISFYQDYKRMGFNPEEIPIFSPITKETEIAAMGSEYGAGHYGSASYFQSLSNALNTEFVNKFHRFAGGKQVISSVMFNTYLGTRLVIDSICKVKSEDHRRILYDLSGQTFDTACGKIVVDADHRHLARPVKIAKALSNGQFDIVWDSEENIPPKPFKLKTMESDRVNEIVLEAWGRISEEALLVLSQRGKILYMSKKAIELTEFREGQTLTKRALQHLRQCFQVNSYETNDQHLYLLKRKTKQVSIDSPFSFGRVQTWSENYRQELEVARLASQSVANVLILGETGTGKEVIAQMIHEQSDRNHGPFIPINTGLLPKDLVASELFGFADGAFTGAKKGGAVGKFEAAHGGTLFLDEIGDMPLELQVVLLRALETKKIVRLGETKERAVDVRIIAATHRNLAEEIAYNGSFRSDLFYRLNVLSVMIPPLRERSEDIEHLCQQLLQEFTVLYGQGPSQVSKEALQVFIQYHWPGNIRELKNVLERAFLLAGKENQQIETIHLPNVLMGYYHRKEHRPKSIKNYEKKLIEQALLETKTVTEASERLGIARSTLYRKIKEFDLTI from the coding sequence GTGTATAGTAAAGTTGGATTGTTGTTTTCATTAACAGGAACGACTTCCATCACAGAGAAATGGCAATGTGAAGCAGCAAAGCTGGCGATCCAAGAGTATGATAACGGGGAGCACACTATAGAGACTGTTGTGCGTGATATTTGTTCAGATCCGTTAAAGAGTGCTCAGGAAGCGGAGCAACTTGCTAAAGAGGGAGTAAAAATCTTTATTGGGTGTTATACATCAGCCTGTCGAAAAGCGATTTTGCCTATTCTAGAAACATACGATTGTCTACTTGTCTATCCTACTTTATATGAAGGACGTGAATGCCATCCGCATGTCTTTTATACCGGAGAAGTACCTAATCAGCAAGTTCACACACTTTTAGATTATTTAACAAACCAGTATGGAAATCGAGTATATTGTATCGGCACAGATTATATTTATCCCCGTGAAACAAATGAGCAAGTTCAAACATACTTGTATGAGCGGGAGGGAATGGTGGTTGGAGAGCGGTATGTTCCTTTCGGGCAGCAAAAATTTTATGATATTTTAGAAGATATTCACTTAAAGAAGCCTGATGCCATTTTTTCTACACTTGTCGGAAAAAGTATCATTTCTTTTTATCAGGATTATAAACGGATGGGATTCAATCCCGAAGAAATCCCTATTTTCAGTCCAATTACAAAGGAAACAGAAATTGCAGCGATGGGGAGTGAATACGGAGCCGGGCATTACGGTTCGGCAAGCTATTTCCAATCTCTCTCCAATGCATTAAACACAGAATTCGTTAATAAATTTCACCGATTTGCTGGAGGGAAGCAAGTTATTTCTTCTGTAATGTTTAATACTTACTTAGGCACTAGATTAGTGATTGACAGTATCTGCAAAGTAAAGAGTGAAGATCACCGCCGCATTCTATACGACTTAAGCGGCCAAACATTCGACACAGCATGCGGCAAAATCGTAGTAGATGCAGATCACCGGCATTTAGCACGTCCGGTGAAAATTGCCAAAGCGCTATCAAACGGTCAATTTGATATCGTTTGGGACTCAGAAGAAAACATTCCACCCAAACCTTTTAAGCTTAAAACTATGGAGTCTGATCGGGTAAATGAAATTGTCCTTGAAGCGTGGGGGAGAATTAGTGAAGAGGCTTTGTTGGTTTTATCACAGCGAGGGAAAATCTTATATATGAGCAAGAAAGCAATCGAACTAACGGAATTTCGCGAAGGACAAACTCTTACTAAGCGTGCCCTTCAACATCTACGGCAGTGTTTCCAAGTCAACAGCTATGAAACCAATGACCAACATTTATATTTATTAAAGCGTAAGACAAAACAAGTTTCTATAGATTCACCATTTTCATTTGGCCGTGTTCAGACATGGAGTGAAAATTACCGACAAGAATTAGAAGTGGCCAGGCTGGCATCCCAATCTGTTGCCAACGTGTTAATTCTCGGAGAGACGGGCACAGGAAAAGAAGTGATCGCTCAAATGATCCATGAGCAAAGCGATCGTAATCATGGCCCTTTCATCCCTATAAATACAGGGCTGCTGCCTAAGGATTTGGTTGCTAGTGAATTGTTTGGCTTTGCTGATGGAGCGTTTACCGGCGCGAAAAAAGGTGGAGCGGTTGGTAAGTTCGAAGCTGCTCACGGCGGCACACTGTTTTTAGATGAAATCGGTGACATGCCGTTAGAATTGCAAGTGGTTTTACTGAGGGCGCTAGAAACAAAGAAAATTGTGCGTTTGGGAGAGACGAAGGAAAGGGCTGTGGATGTGAGAATTATTGCTGCGACCCATCGGAATCTTGCGGAGGAAATAGCATACAATGGTTCTTTTCGCTCTGATCTTTTTTACCGATTAAACGTTTTATCTGTTATGATCCCGCCGCTAAGAGAGCGTTCAGAAGATATCGAGCATCTTTGTCAGCAACTCTTGCAGGAGTTTACCGTATTATATGGGCAGGGCCCGAGCCAAGTAAGTAAAGAGGCTTTGCAAGTATTCATTCAATATCATTGGCCGGGAAACATACGAGAGTTGAAGAATGTATTAGAACGAGCGTTCTTGCTTGCTGGCAAGGAGAATCAGCAAATCGAAACGATACATTTGCCGAATGTATTAATGGGATATTACCATCGGAAAGAGCATAGACCAAAATCTATCAAAAATTATGAGAAGAAGCTTATTGAACAAGCCTTGCTTGAAACAAAAACAGTAACGGAAGCATCTGAACGGCTTGGAATCGCCCGCAGCACCCTGTATAGGAAAATAAAAGAATTTGATTTGACGATTTAA
- a CDS encoding amidase, producing the protein MSKDLITKSVEELAPLIENRKISSLELTKAVLDHAESQNKTINAYISFTREKAEETARYMDKEIANGNYRGMYHGIPMAVKDNLYVQNERTTMASKIHKDFIPNFDATVIGKMREAGIVFTGKLNMHEYAWGITNNNPHYGACRNPWDLEKIPGGSSGGSGAAVAADMTTATLGTDTAGSIRIPSSACGIVGLKPTHGRVSKYGCFPLSWSLDHIGPMTKTVKDAAGLLEIISGCDPNDPTSIHAPVSRYTEMLTGDVKGLVIGVNEEFFFKNVDSKIEKLVRAGIQSLVDQGAKVEEVSISSLRHAEYAEMITILSEAATIHHRNLLERPEDFGADIRLLFELGELPSAVDYLRAQQLRRQIKLEFQQAFEKVDVFITPTLPIISPNIGEDFADLNGEKVDLIDHIIRFTGPGNLTGLPALTVPCGLVAGMPAGLQIIGPALKEETILNVGFAFEKTNPMQGRKPGLASSLQ; encoded by the coding sequence TTGAGTAAAGATCTTATTACAAAATCAGTGGAAGAATTGGCACCATTGATTGAAAATAGAAAGATTTCTTCTCTTGAATTAACAAAAGCTGTTCTGGATCATGCTGAATCCCAAAATAAAACAATTAATGCATACATCAGCTTTACTCGCGAGAAAGCGGAAGAAACTGCCCGCTATATGGATAAAGAAATAGCTAACGGAAATTATCGCGGCATGTACCATGGCATTCCGATGGCCGTTAAAGATAATCTATATGTCCAAAACGAAAGAACGACTATGGCTTCAAAAATTCATAAAGACTTTATTCCCAATTTCGACGCCACCGTTATTGGCAAGATGAGAGAAGCCGGGATTGTTTTTACCGGAAAATTAAATATGCATGAATACGCATGGGGGATCACAAATAATAATCCACATTATGGCGCCTGTCGTAATCCGTGGGATTTAGAAAAAATCCCGGGAGGTTCCAGCGGCGGTTCCGGTGCTGCTGTTGCAGCGGATATGACTACTGCTACCCTTGGGACAGACACAGCCGGTTCCATTCGTATTCCCTCTTCCGCTTGTGGAATTGTAGGATTAAAGCCCACACACGGCAGAGTAAGCAAATATGGATGCTTCCCGCTCTCCTGGTCTCTTGACCACATTGGCCCCATGACAAAAACAGTTAAAGATGCGGCAGGGTTGCTAGAGATTATTTCTGGATGTGATCCAAACGACCCTACCTCTATTCACGCACCTGTCAGCCGATATACAGAAATGTTAACCGGCGATGTAAAAGGTCTTGTCATTGGTGTAAATGAGGAATTCTTCTTTAAAAATGTCGATTCCAAGATAGAAAAGCTTGTACGAGCTGGGATTCAATCCCTAGTCGATCAAGGGGCAAAAGTAGAAGAAGTGAGCATTTCTTCATTAAGACACGCAGAATATGCAGAAATGATCACCATTTTATCGGAAGCAGCCACGATCCATCATCGAAACCTTTTAGAACGACCGGAGGACTTTGGGGCAGATATTCGCTTACTATTTGAGCTGGGAGAACTGCCTTCAGCCGTGGATTACTTGCGAGCTCAGCAGCTACGACGTCAAATTAAATTGGAATTTCAACAAGCATTTGAAAAAGTAGACGTATTCATTACCCCAACATTGCCTATTATTTCGCCAAATATTGGGGAAGATTTTGCAGACTTAAATGGTGAAAAAGTAGATTTGATTGACCATATCATCCGCTTTACGGGACCCGGAAACTTAACCGGCCTTCCCGCCCTTACTGTTCCTTGCGGCCTTGTGGCTGGCATGCCCGCCGGACTGCAGATTATTGGGCCAGCATTAAAAGAAGAAACCATATTAAACGTTGGCTTTGCTTTCGAAAAGACAAATCCTATGCAAGGAAGAAAGCCTGGATTAGCCAGCTCCCTTCAATAA
- a CDS encoding globin-coupled sensor protein encodes MKFFRIKPKRTAESETASTFSAVGRLSVRPEGSLMNQLDMINLSIHDLTVVKSLQPLVEEHLDDIVTAFYDAIGKQSNLLNIIKEHSSVDRLKKTLRQHIQELFNGEIDEEFIQKRLKIAYVHVRIGLKTKWYMSAFQELFNSLIALISETDKTVDEKIEAITSVSKLLNLEQQLVLEAYEKEEERLRLIVQQKRETMIASAHSISQELAAISQETSASLRELSMKSDAILQLSKDGMALADESANHSVRGQRMLKDQGEKLTDIQAAVSDIQTFSAELNHIASSITEVITIVGNIAGQTNLLALNASIEAARAGEYGKGFAVVAEEIRKLSDQTKTSTTNVSDHIMKTNSLIGQMSQSVDKVNELVVKGMDSMGKTDEDFNELLELIANTKEQNHRIEGEMAQLNRIVDEIEHASQEVANSAVALSDSTEDLHYDN; translated from the coding sequence ATGAAATTTTTCAGAATAAAACCAAAAAGAACGGCCGAGAGCGAAACAGCTTCAACTTTCTCAGCAGTCGGACGTCTATCTGTGCGCCCTGAAGGCAGCCTGATGAATCAACTAGACATGATCAACTTATCTATACACGATTTAACGGTCGTAAAATCACTTCAGCCGCTTGTGGAGGAACACCTCGATGATATTGTGACAGCATTTTACGATGCTATTGGCAAACAATCCAACCTGCTGAATATCATAAAAGAACACAGCAGTGTTGACCGATTGAAGAAAACACTAAGACAGCACATTCAAGAGCTATTTAATGGTGAAATAGATGAGGAGTTTATCCAGAAGCGACTTAAGATTGCTTATGTACACGTGCGTATCGGTCTGAAAACAAAATGGTACATGTCCGCTTTTCAGGAGCTATTCAACTCGCTTATCGCACTCATTTCTGAGACGGATAAAACGGTCGACGAAAAAATTGAGGCCATTACCTCCGTATCTAAGCTGTTAAATCTTGAGCAACAGCTTGTTCTGGAAGCCTATGAGAAAGAAGAGGAACGGCTCCGCCTCATAGTCCAGCAAAAGAGAGAAACGATGATTGCTAGCGCTCATTCTATTTCCCAGGAGCTTGCAGCTATTTCGCAAGAAACAAGTGCATCACTGCGGGAACTTAGCATGAAGTCAGATGCTATCTTACAGCTTTCAAAAGATGGCATGGCCCTCGCTGATGAATCTGCTAATCATTCTGTTCGAGGACAGAGAATGCTGAAAGACCAAGGCGAGAAGCTAACAGATATCCAGGCAGCAGTCTCCGATATCCAGACTTTTTCTGCTGAATTGAATCATATTGCATCCAGTATTACAGAAGTTATTACCATCGTCGGCAACATTGCCGGACAGACCAACTTGCTAGCACTGAATGCTTCTATTGAAGCGGCACGTGCCGGTGAATACGGCAAAGGCTTTGCCGTAGTAGCAGAAGAAATTCGCAAACTATCTGACCAAACAAAAACATCCACTACAAATGTATCCGATCATATTATGAAGACGAATAGCTTGATTGGCCAGATGAGCCAGTCCGTTGACAAAGTGAATGAGTTAGTCGTAAAAGGCATGGATAGTATGGGAAAAACCGATGAAGATTTCAACGAGCTATTGGAACTGATTGCAAATACAAAAGAACAAAACCATCGAATTGAAGGCGAAATGGCTCAACTTAACCGTATTGTTGATGAAATTGAACATGCATCCCAGGAAGTCGCGAATTCCGCTGTCGCTTTAAGCGACTCCACGGAGGACTTGCATTACGACAATTAA
- a CDS encoding helix-turn-helix domain-containing protein: protein MSDFQLCPKFEKGMQMLGKRWTGLIINQLLSGPQRFSRIKAELPISGKLLTERLKEMEEEELVTRKVYAEVPVRVEYELTEKGKALKPVMKEISKWAEEWVEITEKN, encoded by the coding sequence ATGAGTGATTTTCAGCTTTGCCCCAAATTTGAAAAGGGGATGCAGATGCTCGGAAAGAGATGGACAGGATTAATCATTAATCAGCTTCTCTCGGGTCCACAGCGATTTTCACGAATAAAAGCCGAACTGCCAATCAGCGGAAAATTGCTGACAGAGCGTTTAAAGGAAATGGAAGAAGAAGAACTCGTCACAAGAAAAGTATACGCAGAAGTACCTGTACGTGTAGAATATGAATTGACGGAGAAAGGAAAAGCCCTGAAGCCGGTTATGAAGGAAATTTCAAAATGGGCAGAAGAATGGGTTGAAATAACGGAAAAAAATTAA
- a CDS encoding nitroreductase family protein — MAKDFYTAVEERRSIYAISKEQPVSNERVQEVVEFAVKYAPTAFNSQSGRVIVLFDEQHDKLWDLTKETLREIVPAKDFGPTEEKMEMFKAGSGTVLFFEEEEVIRGLQEQFPTYSDKFPEYSLQSSGMLQYIVWTALEQEGLGATLQHYQPLIDEKVRNEWNVPASWKLHAQMPFGKPVAPAGEKEFQPLSERVKVYK, encoded by the coding sequence ATGGCAAAAGACTTTTATACTGCAGTAGAAGAAAGACGCTCTATCTATGCAATCAGTAAAGAACAGCCAGTATCTAATGAACGCGTTCAGGAAGTCGTTGAGTTTGCAGTAAAATATGCACCTACTGCTTTTAACTCTCAATCTGGTCGTGTCATTGTTTTGTTCGACGAACAACATGATAAGCTATGGGATTTAACAAAAGAAACATTGCGCGAAATCGTTCCTGCCAAAGATTTTGGCCCAACCGAAGAAAAAATGGAGATGTTCAAAGCTGGCTCCGGCACAGTTCTTTTCTTTGAAGAGGAAGAAGTGATCAGGGGCCTTCAAGAACAGTTCCCGACATATAGCGATAAATTCCCGGAATATTCTTTGCAATCATCTGGTATGCTCCAATATATCGTTTGGACCGCTCTTGAGCAAGAAGGTTTAGGAGCTACTCTTCAGCATTATCAGCCTTTAATTGATGAAAAAGTACGCAATGAGTGGAATGTTCCCGCTTCTTGGAAACTGCATGCACAAATGCCTTTCGGCAAACCAGTAGCACCTGCTGGTGAGAAAGAATTCCAGCCGCTAAGCGAGCGTGTAAAAGTATATAAATAA
- a CDS encoding iron-containing alcohol dehydrogenase, with protein MYKFVMPEVIFGSGSIQQTGESCIRLGAKRALIVTDQGVIQAGWSELVEKSCQEAGLSSVVFSHVSVNPKDIEAEACALAYLENECDALIGVGGGSAIDTAKAAAILATNGGHIRDYEGVDQISSPLPPLVMVSTTAGSGSEVSQFSVIVDTEQQKKMTIVSKSLVPDIAIVDPDVLATKSARLTASTGLDVITHAIESFVSIAATPLTDVHAKNALALSCRYLRPSVASKYNKKAKERMAMASLHAGLAFSNAILGAVHAMAHAIGGRYPFLHGDINAVLLPHVMEFNLLASPDKFKEIAALMGEDVQSLPSSAAGEKAINFIKKLSIDIGAPLTLTEMGFAESSIPEISETALSDACMITNPRDITAEEVAALLYKAL; from the coding sequence ATGTATAAGTTTGTGATGCCTGAAGTAATTTTCGGAAGCGGTTCAATCCAGCAGACGGGAGAAAGCTGCATTCGTCTCGGGGCAAAACGCGCCCTGATTGTAACTGATCAAGGTGTCATCCAAGCTGGATGGTCCGAGCTGGTAGAAAAAAGCTGCCAAGAAGCAGGGCTTTCTTCCGTTGTCTTTTCCCATGTCAGCGTAAATCCAAAAGATATAGAAGCAGAAGCCTGTGCCCTCGCCTATCTTGAAAATGAGTGTGATGCTCTCATTGGAGTAGGAGGAGGCAGCGCGATTGATACTGCAAAAGCAGCTGCGATTCTTGCAACAAATGGCGGTCATATCCGCGATTATGAAGGAGTAGACCAGATCTCCTCTCCCCTCCCGCCGCTAGTAATGGTTTCCACAACGGCAGGATCGGGTTCAGAAGTATCGCAATTTTCTGTTATAGTTGATACAGAACAACAGAAAAAAATGACGATTGTCTCTAAGTCACTTGTTCCTGACATCGCTATTGTTGACCCAGATGTGCTCGCTACAAAAAGCGCCCGTCTGACCGCTTCTACTGGTCTGGATGTCATCACCCATGCCATTGAGTCTTTCGTCAGCATCGCAGCTACCCCGCTCACAGATGTTCATGCCAAAAATGCATTGGCTCTGTCGTGCCGTTACTTACGCCCCTCTGTTGCTTCTAAATACAACAAGAAGGCGAAAGAACGAATGGCGATGGCTAGCTTGCATGCGGGCCTTGCTTTTTCTAACGCTATTCTCGGTGCTGTCCACGCGATGGCCCATGCAATCGGCGGCCGCTATCCTTTCTTACACGGCGATATCAATGCTGTATTGCTTCCTCATGTGATGGAATTTAACTTGCTGGCTTCGCCTGATAAATTCAAAGAAATCGCTGCGCTTATGGGCGAAGATGTCCAATCGCTTCCCTCTTCAGCAGCCGGGGAAAAAGCGATCAACTTTATTAAGAAACTTTCCATTGATATTGGCGCCCCGCTCACATTAACGGAAATGGGATTTGCAGAATCGTCCATCCCTGAAATAAGCGAAACAGCCTTGTCAGATGCCTGTATGATTACAAATCCTAGAGACATTACGGCAGAAGAAGTAGCTGCACTTCTCTACAAAGCCTTATAG